The Oceanithermus desulfurans sequence GAGAGTCTGATGACCCTCGATCTGCCGACGGGCGTGGAGATCGAGATCAAGACGGTTGGAGGTGGCCGGTGAAGGGCATCCTAGGCGCCAAAGTGGGCATGACCCAGATCTGGAAGAACGACCGTGCCATCCCGGTGACCGTGGTGCTGGCCGGCCCCTGCCCGGTGGTGCAGCGCAAGAGCCCGGAGAGCGACGGCTACAGCGCCGTGCAGCTGGGCTTCGCGCCGCTCGAGCCCAAGCGGGTCAACAAGCCGATGAAGGGCCACTTCGCCAAGTTCGCGGCCGAGCCGGTCCGCTACCTGCGCGAGATCCGCGACTTCCAGCCCGAGGGCGACGTGGTCACCGTCGAAATCTTCCAGCCCGGCGACAAGGTGGACGTGACCGGCACCAGCAAGGGTCGCGGCACCGCGGGCGTGATGAAGCGCTGGAACTTCGCCGGCGGTCCGGCTTCGCACGGCGCCCACCGCATCCACCGCCACGGCGGTTCGATCGGTCAGCGCAAGGCGCCCGGCCGCGTCTACAAGGGCAAGAAGATGGCCGGCCACTACGGTGCGGAGCGCATCACGGTGCAGAACCTGGAAGTGGTCG is a genomic window containing:
- the rplC gene encoding 50S ribosomal protein L3, which translates into the protein MKGILGAKVGMTQIWKNDRAIPVTVVLAGPCPVVQRKSPESDGYSAVQLGFAPLEPKRVNKPMKGHFAKFAAEPVRYLREIRDFQPEGDVVTVEIFQPGDKVDVTGTSKGRGTAGVMKRWNFAGGPASHGAHRIHRHGGSIGQRKAPGRVYKGKKMAGHYGAERITVQNLEVVEVIPEENLLLIKGAIPGPNGGLVVVRETTRDKGAK